Sequence from the Amblyraja radiata isolate CabotCenter1 chromosome 24, sAmbRad1.1.pri, whole genome shotgun sequence genome:
ggagggagagatagatcagccataattgaatggtggagtagacttgatggaccaaatggcctaattctgctcctatcacttatgatcttatgagatcTGTCGGAAAGAGGAAAACTTCTTTaacgtaggcataccttgagagaATGCAGTAAAAgtgtaaaatgtagaaacaaggaaatgtagaTACTTTGACATGAACATGTGAGGAGAAAAATCCAGGATGGTGCTGGAGAATGGAGACCCTTTCTTTGGGCGCTGGTCCCAGAAGAGGCTCTGCTATCATCCATTACAATTATTCCAttcttttaaatgtttatttcaaCAGCAGATCCAACTTCAATGTTACGTATATCTTcacaaatgttgtaccctttatccattATCTGTGCATAGTGGACAGTtagatagtcttttctttgactggatagcacgcaaacaaaacttttcactgttctttggtgcacgtgacaataataataaaataaaataaactaggtCATTAGTAGACTGTTATGAATGTATTTGTACAAGTCACCTTCTATTTACCCTGCTTGTAGGAACCAATCTTTCTTGGCTTGGAAACGCAAGAACATGATTTTGGATCCTGAGATGAGCTCATCCTGAATGCActgcttttaattttgttttacaggGTTTACATTTACAGTGGTTATATCGCCAACTTACCGACTCCCGTGATTAACCCTGGGAAAAAAGGGAATGCTGTCTTTACCAAGACTGCCAGTACAGCTCGAGGCAGTGTCGGGGTACTTACCTACTCATTTGGTCGTACCCAGATCTCAATGCTTTTCTCCAATCCGTATGATTACAACTTGTACTCAATGGTTTTTGCATTATACATCCCTCCTTTACCTGAACTAACAGATGAAAATTTATACTACAGGATGTATTCTGAGCTGTCACCATCTGAATCCTTTGCTAAAGCTGAACTGAGCTCTGGCACTCAAAAGCTTTCAGTTAACGGAGGTAATCTAGTAATTTCAGCTACTGTTAAAAAAATGGATAATTCCCTCATTCATGTAGTTATCACAGATGTTTTTAAGGCTAGTAAACTCTGAGTTAGATTCTACAGTGATTGATATTGTCTTCTGAGAGATGTTTTAATTATGAATATGTTATGTTTTAGATAGTTTTGAGCTAAAGTTTCACTTTGGTTATTAGAAATTTTATTCATATTGAAATACTTAACTGGATAGGTAACGTGTTTGGAGGTATCACTTTAAGAATTGTACCAAGTGATCGACTGCCCATCGTGCATATGTTGTAATAATGTTTATGATAGATATTTTCACAATTATTCAGCCTTCCTGACGGAAAGGATTATCTGTCTTTTTGGGAGCATCCACACAATAGATAAATGATACAGTGCACTATATAAAATAATCTGTCAATAAAGTATCTTTGTTCAAATACCAAACTAACATCTAGTATCTTACTGAGTGAATGAGGAAAGATAATGAGAAAAATCTTCCTCAGATTTAGATGGAATCCGTAAGACTAATTGACTGAGTACCGATCGCAAAGAGAAAGTTTACGCGTCTTGCTGTGATATTATATTGACTCTGGTGTCAATGGAATGCTGACTGATTGAAGTACAATGTGTAGATGTTGTTCTACACTGTACAGTGCTTTGGTTCAATCACATCTGGAATATTACTGTCAGTTCTGGGCACTCTCCCTCAGCTGATGGATCAGCCTAGGCAGCAACTCAATTTTACTGAAGCATTCCTGGACTTTAAGCTATATTTCAGAATTTTAGCTCAAGGCCATTTAAACTTTGCAAGCGATTAAGGGAGCTGATAGTTGATAGGGAGAAACTATAGCCCTTGGTTAGAGATTGcaggtgtgtgcatgtgtctacTATGTGGGTGTGAATGGTCAAAGAATCAAAGATGGACATTATtggagtaaagatagacacaaaatgggtgaagttttgggttaagaagaaggatctcgacccgaaatgtcacccattccttttgtccagagatgcagcctgtcccgctgagttactctagcattttgtatctatcttcagtttaaaccagcctctgcagttccttcctacacgttatcAAAGTAAAGTTAGGATAAGTGTTAAGGGCGACACGGCGGCACAGCGGTGCcttacagagttgctgccttacagcgcttgcagcaccggagacccaggttcgatctcatctgtgggtgctgtctgtacggagtttgtatgttctccctgtgatggtgtgggatttttccgagatcttcggtttcctcccacgctccaaagacgtataggtttgtaggttaattggcttggtatacgtgtaaattgtccctagtgtgtgtagggtagcgttaatgtgcggagatcgctggtagagtgcagactcagtgggccgaagggcctgtttctgcgctgtatctctaaactaaactaaattctctgcaatttcttgtggtcttggatggagctgttcccaaaccatgctgtgcagCTCAGGTAGCCACACAGTTGCATCATTTGGCACCCCCAGCTTTGGAAGAGTAAGAAATCCCTGACCCCTCCTTTACTGGAACATGTAATCCCACCTttcccaaagacctacaggtatgtaggtaaattggcttggtaaatgtaaaaattgtgtggaggatggtgttaatatgcagggatcgctggtcggcgcggatccggtgggctgaagggcctgtttctgtgcagtatctctaaaactaaacgaaAACAATATGCTTTCATGTGCAGATGGTAGTTTCAAAGTTTGTAGCTCAACTTTCAATTTTAAGGAACATATGCAATGCACATTACCTGGAGCCAGATTAGAGATTAGCAAATGTATCATTGAATGTTGGAGTGAGGTCAGGGACTAAACAGCCTGTACCATTCTTGTATTATGAAATAATTTGTGTGATAGAATTCATCTCTACTGTAGAGATATTGGCACTGGTTCACATGTTTTCCAGTGATCCTTCATTTTGTACAAGGAATTAAAAACACCTGGGTTTGGGTATCTTGGTTAGTCAGGCAGGCAGACAGGATCAGTATTACAAGCTATTTAGATCAATAGTAGAGTGACATGGGAAGAAGGTCAACAACAAAGATGGAGCATCAATCAAATGGACACAACGCCTCAAAACATGAGGCCCTTGCGGTAAAGGCAGGTTAAGGTCATCATTGTACCAATACTCAATAACTGAATGAATAGATTCCCacacctagagtcatagagtcacacagcgtggaaacagtccattcggcccaacttgccacaccgaccaacatgtcccatctacattagtcccacctgcatacatttggcccgtatctctctaaacccatcctatccaagtacctgtctacatatatcttaaacattgcgatagtatctgcctcaactacctccttcggcagctcgttccatatacccaccacgttttttgtaaaagaaaaagttactcttcaggtacctactaaatctttcaccccctcaccttaaactcatcctctggttctcgattcccctgctctgggcacgagacccaatctattcctctgattTGGTACACCTTTacacacagcattgaaacagtctcttcagtccaactcatccatgccgaccaagaagccCCGTCTAAGCTAGTCCATTTTGCCTATGCCTGGTCCATATcctctaacctttcctatccatataactcgtgttttaaaatattgttattgtacctgcctcaaccacttactCAAGCAGTTTGTTTCATATACTCACCTTCCTCTGTGTGAAACAATTGTCTCTTAGGTTCCTGTTAAAtgattcctctctcaccttaaaccaatgccctcgagTTCTGATCCGCCTCCCCAGGGAAAAAGattcaccctttctattccctCTCAGTCTTGCACTGTTAAAGGCAGAAGTCCAAACCTGACATATgccctatgtaggaaggaactgcagatggcctGTAAAacgccctgatggtattacagtcactGTCACaggggccgacgtcagaagatcattCAGGGAGGTGAACCCTTGGCAAGCGGCAGGACCTGATCGTATACCTGGTCGAgtcctcaaaacctgtgcagcccAACAGGCTTTttgcggacatcttcaacctctcattacttaTGTCTGAAGAGTAAGGTAACATGCCTCAATGCCGTCCATGGTGatgagtgctttgagaggttgcttatggcgcatatcaactcctaattcaacaagaacctcgactcatattgaacgccgagctgtagtctataaacaacagcctgacgtatgtgCTTTTATTGTCcacgtggtccagtgcagagtgaagagccagtgagattgcatcctccattgacctgttgtaACGGTAGGcaaatattgactggttgcatcagagTCTGGTTCAGCAACCTGAATGTCCAGGTGTGAAGaagactgcccagtccatcacgggttctgatcCCCTCACTGTTTTACCAATCCTATTTACTTTACTTTCAATAAACTCTTGGATCATCCACCATGAATGTTGTTTTGTGTTAAAGTGTCATGCATTTCTTTATTCCAGATAGATATTTCCCCCAGCactcagcatggtggcacagcggtagagttgctgccttacagcccttgcagcgccagagacccgggtttgatcccgtctacgggtgttgtctgtatggagtttgtacattctctccgtgaccgtgtgggtttcctccgagacctttggtttcctcccacactccaaagatgacaggtttgtaagttaattggcttggtataaatctaaatattgtccctagagtgtgtaggatagtgttaatgtgtggggatcgttggttggtgcggacgtggtgggccgaagggcctgtttccgtgctgtatctctaaactaaactcatatttACTTTCAATAATCCCTTTCAGTTGTAaatttttttctttaaatatttCCTTATGGTCATCTACCATGAGACCATTTAATCTAACTTTCCAATTCACCCGTGATTGGCTTTGTTTCTATCTAATTTAGTGTAGTTCAGAGATGTgggcatcacagtggcacagtagtaaccctactgccttacagagccagagagctgggttcaatcctgactacgtgtgcttgtatgtacggagtttgtatgttctccccgtgacctatgtgggttttagccgagatctttggtttcctcccacactccaaaaatgtacaggtttgtagattaaaatgctggagaaactcagcaggtgaggcagcatctgtggaacgaaagaataggtgacgtttcgagtcgagacccttcttcagactgatgtgggggtggggggtgggaaaagGAACCCCCAgcaacctcttcctttcttcttctcgccccTCCCagccccatatcagtctgaagaagtttctcgacccgaaacatcacctattccttcgctccatacatgctgcctcacccgcagagtttctccagcatttttgtctaccttcgatatttccagcatctgcagttccttcttaaacaggtttgtagattaattgacttggtttaaatgtagaatgtaaaattgtccccagtgtgtgcagggtagtggtgatgtgcgaggatcactggtcagtgcggactcggtgggcctaagggcctgtatccacgctgtatgtctaaactaaactaaacacagaatgGAAACTGAGTCCACGCCTGTTTCACTggttttgtgggaggaaacccccgtggtcagagcgataacgtccaaactccacatagatcACATCAGAGCtcgggattgaaccctggcctctggcatcgtgaggtagcagctctaccagctgtgcactgtgctgcccttgcacGCATTCTGAGTTCCTGGAATGAAGTACTTGGCTTGGATTTTAACATCTGTCCTGTTCACCAACAAAAGAATTGGGGTAAGAGCAATGTAAATTGCTTAGGATTTTGTAGGCCTTGGCTCAGATTGTGAACTGCAAAGGTAGGTATTTAGGTTGAAATTAAAGATAAAACCTCTTACAGAATCTCTCCCTTCAATAGAGAAGGGCTCCACCCATTCCATaactaccaccaccaccaccaccatcaatcAAACATTCCAGGATGCAATGTGAATTGATCATATGGAACCCTGAGCATTTACAGATGGCCAGAAGGAAAGGTTCAGTGATCACTCTCGGAAGGAAGACAGATTAATTGGAAGGAAATCAAAGAGTGGAGATAGAGCCAGTACATCAATATTGTCTCACATAAAAAAAAACTTCTGCATATCATCCCACGTTgtacattttatttttcaataaACATATACATTGAGAGCTGAAATTTTCATGTTGCAGCCAAAATGTGTTCAgaacttccctgcatggagacccgaccttttccctgtcgggtctccgttgccgttggggcctagcgccgtggagcagcctccaaccggagcgacctgggggctcaagtcacggagcctgtggagctgtggacctacctccgtggagctgtgggcctaccgctgtggagctgtggacctacccctgtggagctgtggagctgtggagctgtggagctgtggagccgtggagccgtggagctgtggacctacggacctacctccgtggagctagccagcttcggagcgtggagagctgcggcggcgagctgctgcgacccgactccggtggatggtgacaccgggagctcgcgggtccccggtgggagactgctttgcggggcaccggcaacggcgacttctcccgcccgaactgcggggttgagagtgacctggaggggggccttacatcgcccggcgcggctgtaaattgccgcggacttgctagcgcccaccgggggctccaacatcaagacctggggcagggccttacatcgcccggcgtggctttgagtggccgcggacttgctagcgcctgctgggggctttgacctcgacttcgggagaggaatggagagcaggggagaaacaagtctttgccttccatcacagtgaggaggagactcactgtgatggatgtttatgtgaattgaattgtgttggtgtgtgtcttggttctttttttatatggctgcagaaaccaaattttgtttgaacctcatgtgaggttcaaatgacaaataaaaggtattgtattgtattgtattgtattgtagaaatCTCCTGATTAGGTTGCAGTATTAAATCTCTGCTAAAAGTAAGTTTCGTGATTACAAATGTCATCATTTCAATGAAACAATGGAATCAAACCGCACAATACaacatgcaggaaggaactgcagatgtcaagttacaccaaagacagacacgcaatgctggagtaactcagcgggacaggcagcatctctggagagaaggaatgggtgacagtttcTTCAGGTCTgaggaatggtctcaacccgaaacatcgcccattccttctctgcagagatgctgcctgtcccgctgagttactccagcactgtgtgtctatcttcggcacaaTACAATGCATTAGTTTCCTTCCTTTTCCTTCTATTAAAACTTATTGACTGGTGAATTTAACAGTGGTTACCTGATGCACCACGCACCCTTAAAAAGACTTTTGGTTTATTAATTTGGTGTAGACACTGTAGACTAGTGTGACTAGTTACTCTGTAAATTGATTGGAAAAAGCTTTTAGGATATTTTCTCTGGTGCCTGTGTAGCATTTGACGAGTCTTCCTGAAAGAACGGAATAGTTGGAATCGTAGTTTTGACCACAGGGTGGGGACAGTTATGTAAGAAAGGTTGAACCAATTTAAGTTTAGccgtaatataaaattgcataaaaCCCAAGCATTCCTTACATGTAACCGAGTAAATCTCtcctattttttttcttttgctgTTTTGGCACTTGCCACTATGATGATCCGCTATATCTCAAAAAAACAAGTTAACTCCCCTCAATTCCTGTCCTGCTGGTTCTGATAATGGCTGCCAGAGCTTCCCCTTGAGTGACTAAACCCAAATTGTATTGTTCCATTTCCATCTCTTATGATATTTGGAACTATCATGTGTTATTGTGATTATACTGGCACGTAAAATGGAGTTTGTACCAGAAAACGGTCACGGGTAGAAAGATTCTCTTTAACCCATCGTGTCCCTGCTAAACATCAAGTACCCACTTATACCCATCACAATTTACAGCCTGTAGTCTTGCTTCAGACCATGCTTCAGTCTTCTTCTTTTGTGTTGCGTGCACAGCATAAAGTTGttgaacaacttgttctatttgatcttccgtttgtgcacgtcgagttgattgcattagtcgaaacagggccgaccacgtgaaggttgcaatcttccaccccaatgcTTCAGTGATTCAGTGCTCATTTAAATACTTCTTCAACGTTGTGAGTATCTCTGTTTCCACCAACCTCTCTATATGCGTTGGATTCCCATCTGGGTGGAAATAATCCCTCCTCAGCTTCCTTCTAAACCTCCTACTCTTTAAGTTAAACTGTTGCCCTCTAATTTATTGTGTTAAGGTAATGTCTACAGTacatgacagacacaaaaagctggagtaactcaacgggacaggcagcatctctggagagaaggaatgggtgatgtttcgggtcgagacatgttTTCATGATGATGAATAAAGGTAACACGGGGCTTTTCTAATTAAGCTGCAGAGGCACAGGATTGAGGTAGTGGATGTTATAGTAGTtggtttctgtttcatgattgacGTGCCCTGGTGTTGCTGCAAATAGCttgtactagattaagtgggacccgttgggtcccagcaccacacgggagggctggtcaccaacgtaatattccacctctccaccaattccaatattgctcgccagtgggggttgggggggggggctgcctgttgtgctagtatgggtgttgcgggccgaaggtactggtttccagaaggctagtatagacattgtgggccaaatggattcttgggctggcatccaacccttgcaatgattttaaaagccaagccaaggcaaacaattgggctgtagccacccgacaaccaaaattcattttgtgaacacaaactttttaaaaaggcgaggcaaacaattgggctgcagccacccgacaaccaaaattcattttgtgaacacaaactttttaaaaaggcgaggcaaacaattgggctgcagccactttacagccgcatcgaggggactcaccgtggagtgaacgtgcgttcagttttatttagcagctcagagagccgtgaccctctcgcttcctgggtctggcagagactgagtgaggcactacacttcctggatttatagtcccttcccctgccgccagcgggggcagcagagagaatggggaattatgtttaaacattaatatctctctgatttttcatcaatgggaaaaatcctctggtcccggaaggcggaggggagctctgagcgaggtggccaaaaatgacagccgttggtagcggcgttctctcggaaatcgcagcacagtgggtcaaaagcggtcaagaccagacttttagtaatatagatgggcaTGTCTCCTCGTGTGGTTGGAGAAGTCATGATGGCGATGGTACAAATTATGGTGTCCCCTAATGGTACATTTTACAGTAACTATGTGCTAAAGCATTTTTGTGTGAGATGTaataagatttagtttagttgagagagtcTACCCTAATTTCTCATAATTTCAAATACTTCTGTCAGGGATCTAAGCAACCTTCAGTGTTCTAGAGAAAACTATCCTGGCCTATCCAATCTCACCCTGTAGATAATACCCACTAATCCAAGCATAATATATGTATAAAAAGCTTTGGTATTTTCCTTAATCCAACTCGCCAAAGCCATTATGTgaccccttttggcctttttaatCGCCtacttgagttctttcctcctttttttATATTCTTCAAATTTCTGATTTCATCCTCTTAAACTTGCATGCTCTCCCTTTTTTTTGGACCAAATTTaaaacctctttggtcatccaaggttcccttacttTACCATTCTTAGCCCTCCTCTTTCTCATTGGAACACGCCAGTTCTGAACTTTGATGAATTGGTTTCTAATCAACTGCCCAGGATTCAATCCCAAGCTCCTGTCTAAAAACGTTGTAGTTTGTATTACTCCAATTTAGTACTTTCCAACAAGGTCCAGTCTTCAGTCTATTCAAAACCATGTTAAAACATAGCGAGTTGTGAACACTATCCCCAAAAcactcttccactgaaacaccagtcacctggccaggctcatttgCCAACACAAATTCCAGTATGTTCCCTTCTCAGGTTGGACTACCCACATCCTGTTTCAAGAAACCTTCTTGGATACACCCCTTGTTCCTCACAAAgtctgccccatctaagcctttgGCACTGAGCAAGTCCCAACCAACAtgggggaagttaaagtcacccactgaCAACCCTGTTGCTTTGGCATCTTTTGATGATCTATGTAAAGGTTTCGGAATGATGTAAGGCtccgttgtgactagcacaaagaaGACACGTCCACCACCGAGTAAGAGTCAAGTTCCTGTTTATTTTCCAATCACTGCTTTTTATCATGAAGGTCACGACCTCAGGTCCCGAGGCTCAGGCACGAGTTTCCACTGTTGATTACACAATATATTTAGATTGCACAATAaatatatattacatatattaCATTACAAAGACATCACATCTCCCTCTTCACTTTACACACATCAcaggcactggcatttacattatatacatgtTACATATATTACATATCGTACCAAGACATTACATCTCCCTCTTGACTTTAAAGATGTTACATCTCCCTCTTCACTTTAAACATCTCCCCCTTTCACTTTAATTCTCATCTCCCCTAATATCCACTTTAAACTTAAACTCTAGCAAAGGGCCTCTCTCATTGTCTTCTGCTGcgactgggagactggctcctacCTCTCGCTGCATCTCGGCGCATTGCGTCTTCTGGGGACTAATTCTGGcttctgggagactggctcctctgtccatttctcacccctgggagactggctcctctgTCTCGGTA
This genomic interval carries:
- the LOC116986733 gene encoding DELTA-thalatoxin-Avl1a-like, which translates into the protein MADRSVEIQIMNNSENQFLTTPAVYIYSGYIANLPTPVINPGKKGNAVFTKTASTARGSVGVLTYSFGRTQISMLFSNPYDYNLYSMVFALYIPPLPELTDENLYYRMYSELSPSESFAKAELSSGTQKLSVNGGNLVISATVKKMDNSLIHVVITDVFKASKL